In Nonomuraea sp. NBC_00507, the following are encoded in one genomic region:
- a CDS encoding NAD(P)-dependent oxidoreductase, producing MKIMVIGSTGRTGKHVLTQGVKRGHEIAAFARRPELLAARTGLAGVHQGDAHDLEAVRRAVQGQDAVIAAVGGSRIAATLITAMHEHGVRRVVMTSSRSVTATRPRLAVSLAWLFLREAYADLARAEGMLQVSGLDWSIARATMLNDKPPAGRVHIDFEANATGGAMQLSRADYAMALLDTVEDPALIGKALGICGPR from the coding sequence ATGAAGATCATGGTCATCGGCTCTACCGGCCGCACCGGCAAGCACGTCCTGACGCAAGGCGTCAAACGTGGACACGAGATCGCCGCCTTCGCCCGCCGGCCGGAACTGCTCGCCGCCCGCACCGGGCTGGCAGGTGTGCACCAGGGCGACGCGCACGACCTCGAGGCCGTACGCCGGGCCGTACAGGGGCAGGACGCCGTCATCGCCGCGGTCGGCGGCAGCCGGATCGCCGCCACCCTCATCACCGCCATGCACGAGCACGGCGTACGGCGGGTGGTGATGACGAGCAGCCGCTCCGTGACCGCCACCCGGCCCCGCCTCGCGGTCTCCCTGGCATGGCTGTTCCTCCGCGAGGCGTACGCGGACCTCGCACGCGCCGAGGGCATGCTGCAGGTCAGCGGGCTCGACTGGAGCATCGCCCGCGCCACGATGCTCAACGACAAGCCGCCCGCCGGGCGCGTGCACATCGACTTCGAGGCCAACGCCACGGGCGGCGCGATGCAGCTCTCGCGCGCCGACTACGCGATGGCGCTGCTCGACACCGTCGAGGATCCCGCCCTGATCGGCAAGGCCCTCGGTATCTGCGGCCCGCGATAG